Proteins from a genomic interval of Dama dama isolate Ldn47 chromosome 1, ASM3311817v1, whole genome shotgun sequence:
- the TRIM3 gene encoding tripartite motif-containing protein 3: MAKREDSPGPEVQPMDKQFLVCSICLDRYRCPKVLPCLHTFCERCLQNYIPAQSLTLSCPVCRQTSILPEQGVSALQNNFFISSLMEAMQQAPDGAHDPEDPHPLSAVAGRPLSCPNHEGKTMEFYCEACETAMCGECRAGEHREHGTVLLRDVVEQHKAALQRQLEAVRGRLPQLSAAIALVGGISQQLQERKAEALAQISSAFEDLEQALQQRKQALVSDLEAICGAKQKVLQTQLDTLRQGQEHIGSSCSFAEQALRLGSAPEVLLVRKHMRERLAALAAQAFPERPHENAQLELVLEVDGLRRSVLNLGALLTTSATAHETVATGEGLRQALVGQPASLTVTTKDKDGRLVRTGSAELRAEITGPDGTRLPVPVVDHKNGTYELVYTARTEGELLLSVLLYGQPVRGSPFRVRALRPGDLPPSPDDVKRRVKSPGGPGSHVRQKAVRRPSSMYSTGGKRKDNPIEDELVFRVGSRGREKGEFTNLQGVSAASSGRIVVADSNNQCIQVFSNEGQFKFRFGVRGRSPGQLQRPTGVAVDTNGDIIVADYDNRWVSIFSPEGKFKTKIGAGRLMGPKGVAVDRNGHIIVVDNKSCCVFTFQPNGKLVGRFGGRGATDRHFAGPHFVAVNNKNEIVVTDFHNHSVKVYSADGEFLFKFGSHGEGNGQFNAPTGVAVDSNGNIIVADWGNSRIQVFDSSGSFLSYINTSAEPLYGPQGLALTSDGHVVVADAGNHCFKAYRYLQ; the protein is encoded by the exons ATGGCGAAGAGGGAGGACAGCCCTGGCCCGGAGGTCCAGCCGATGGACAAGCAGTTCCTGGTGTGCAGCATCTGCCTGGATCGGTACCGGTGCCCCAAGGTGCTGCCCTGTCTGCACACCTTCTGTGAAAG ATGCCTCCAGAACTACATCCCTGCCCAGAGCCTGACACTGTCCTGTCCCGTGTGCCGGCAGACGTCCATCCTCCCCGAGCAGGGCGTCTCCGCGTTGCAGAACAACTTCTTCATCAGCAGCCTCATGGAGGCCATGCAGCAGGCACCTGATGGGGCCCACGACCCCGAGGACCCCCACCCCCTCAGCGCAGTGGCTGGCCGCCCCCTCTCCTGCCCCAACCATGAAGGCAAG ACGATGGAGTTTTACTGTGAGGCCTGTGAGACGGCCATGTGCGGGGAGTGCCGCGCCGGCGAGCACCGGGAGCATGGCACGGTGCTGCTGCGCGACGTGGTGGAGCAGCACAAGGCGGCCCTGCAGCGCCAGCTCGAGGCGGTGCGCGGCCG ACTGCCACAGCTGTCCGCAGCTATCGCCTTAGTCGGGGGCATCAGCCAGCAGCTGCAGGAGCGCAAGGCAGAGGCCCTGGCCCAGATCAGCTCAGCCTTCGAGGACCTGGAGCAAGCGTTGCAGCAGCGCAAGCAGGCTCTGGTCAGCGACCTGGAGGCCATCTGTGGCGCCAAGCAGAAG GTGTTGCAGACCCAGCTAGACACACTGCGTCAGGGTCAGGAACACATCGGCAGCAGCTGCAGCTTCGCCGAGCAGGCACTGCGCCTGGGCTCGGCCCCGGAGGTGCTGCTGGTGCGCAAGCACATGCGAGAGCGGCTGGCGGCTTTGGCGGCGCAGGCCTTCCCGGAGCGGCCCCACGAGAACGCGCAGCTGGAACTAGTCCTCGAGGTCGACGGGCTGCGGAGATCGGTGCTCAATCTGGGCGCACTGCTCACTACCAGTGCCACTGCCCACGAGACGGTGGCCACGGGCGAGGGCTTGCGCCAGGCGCTGGTGGGCCAGCCCGCCTCGCTCACCGTCACTACCAAAGACAAGGATGGGCGGCTGGTGCGCACAGGCAGCGCCGAGCTGCGTGCGGAGATCACGGGCCCGGATGGCACGCGCCTGCCGGTGCCCGTGGTGGACCACAAGAATGGCACGTACGAGCTGGTGTACACGGCGCGTACGGAAGGCGAGCTGCTCCTCTCGGTGCTGCTCTACGGACAGCCGGTGCGCGGTAGCCCCTTCCGCGTGCGTGCCCTGCGCCCTGGGGACCTGCCACCTTCCCCGGACGACGTCAAGCGCCGCGTCAAGTCTCCTGGCGGCCCGGGCAGTCACGTGCGCCAGAAGGCTGTGCGAAGGCCCAGCTCCATGTACAGCACGGGAGGCAAACGGAAGGACAACCCCATCGAGGATGAGCTAGTCTTCCGAGTCG GGAGTCGTGGAAGGGAGAAGGGTGAATTCACCAATTTACAGGGTGTATCCGCAGCCAGCAGCGGCCGCATAGTGGTAGCAGACAGCAACAACCAATGTATCCAG GTTTTCTCCAATGAAGGCCAGTTCAAGTTCCGCTTCGGGGTCCGAGGGCGCTCGCCCGGGCAGCTGCAGCGCCCCACGGGTGTGGCCGTGGACACCAATGGAGACATTATCGTGGCAGACTATGACAACCGTTGGGTCAGCATCTTCTCCCCTGAGGGCAAGTTCAAG ACCAAGATAGGAGCTGGCCGCCTCATGGGCCCCAAGGGAGTGGCTGTTGACCGGAACGGACATATCATTGTGGTCGACAACAAGTCCTGCTGCGTCTTCACCTTCCAGCCCAATGGCAAGCTGGTGGGCCGTTTTGGGGGCCGCGGGGCCACTGACCGCCATTTTGCAG GGCCCCATTTTGTGGCTGTGAACAACAAGAATGAGATTGTAGTGACGGATTTCCATAACCATTCAGTGAAG GTTTACAGTGCCGATGGGGAGTTCCTCTTCAAGTTCGGCTCCCACGGCGAGGGCAACGGGCAGTTTAATGCTCCCACGGGGGTAGCTGTGGACTCCAATGGGAACATCATCGTGGCCGACTGGGGCAACAGCCGCATCCAG GTATTCGACAGCTCTGGCTCCTTCCTGTCCTATATCAACACATCTGCCGAGCCACTGTATggcccccagggcctggcactgACCTCGGATGGCCATGTGGTGGTGGCCGACGCTGGCAACCACTGCTTTAAGGCCTATCGCTACCTCCAGTAG